A section of the Carassius carassius chromosome 17, fCarCar2.1, whole genome shotgun sequence genome encodes:
- the tgfbrap1 gene encoding transforming growth factor-beta receptor-associated protein 1 homolog, whose amino-acid sequence MSVKAFELVPAVEREQVMGEKVRINIECIECCGKHLYLGTSDCFIHHFLLEEHTTAKGKLAYNAQKLLHKYLGLKKPVAELKAASALERLIVLCDSCIIVVDMVTLEPVPTGGTKLKGVTAFCINENPVTGDAFCVEMAVVLARRRAVQICTVHEDRVQILKEVTTPEQPCALSLDGFNICLALSTQYMILNYNTGASQDLFPYDCEERKPIVKRIGREEFLLAAPGGLGMFANAEGISHRAPVSWSESVIAAAVCFPYVVALDEGFVTVHSMLDQQLKQTLSFRDGHLLQDFEGKVVLASSKAVYILVPLPLERQIQDLLASHRVEEALTLTEAAQRNIPKEKYQILHKRILQQAGFIQFGQLQFLEAKEHFRKGQLDVRELISLYPLLLPASSSFTRCHPPLHEFADLNHLTQGDQEKVQRFKRFLISYLHEVRSSDSANGFREDVDTALLKLYTETGHESLLDLLASDNACVLSDSAPWLEKHHKYFALGLLYHYNGQDSAALQMWIKIVNGDLQDSTRPDLFEYVVDFLSFCSNLDLVWRHADWALQKDQKVGVQIFTKRFTSEEKTGQLNPDDVITYLQKHNQALLLYLEHLVLEKRLQKEKCHTHLAVLYADRVLGLISRPSATDDQLSAARQKLQRLLKESNLYRVQLLLGKVQDSELLLLERATLHGKLEEHDKALYILVHQLKDSAAAEEYCSWASASHDQFYRQNLFHQLLSVYLDPDVPGGAQTVAAVDLLNQNADIFDAVRVLKLLPEEWSLTLLRPFLCGALRASVHARCTSQIAVGLARAQNLQLQHDRLKYRGGPILVSEKKGCQLCHNTFSEPDCASLPGGTPVHIHCVAKKTLNLPVERQHENAHHSNHT is encoded by the exons ATGAGCGTGAAAGCTTTTGAGCTGGTTCCCGCTGTGGAGCGGGAGCAAGTGATGGGTGAAAAGGTGCGGATAAACATCGAATGCATAGAGTGCTGCGGCAAACACCTGTACCTTGGCACCAGTGACTGCTTCATCCATCACTTCCTACTAGAGGAACACACTACAGCCAAAGGTAAGCTGGCCTACAATGCCCAGAAGCTCCTCCACAAATACCTAGGCCTGAAGAAGCCAGTGGCTGAGCTGAAGGCTGCCTCTGCGTTGGAGCGTCTAATTGTCCTCTGTGACTCATGCATTATTGTTGTGGACATGGTTACTCTGGAGCCTGTGCCCACTGGTGGCACAAAGCTCAAAGGTGTGACTGCGTTTTGTATCAATGAGAATCCAGTGACGGGGGATGCGTTCTGTGTGGAAATGGCAGTGGTTTTGGCACGCAGACGGGCTGTCCAGATCTGTACGGTCCATGAGGACCGAGTGCAGATATTAAAGGAAGTAACCACACCAGAGCAGCCCTGTGCCCTGAGCCTGGATGGATTCAATATCTGTCTAGCCCTGTCCACACAGTATATGATTCTCAACTACAACACAGGAGCCTCTCAGGACCTGTTCCCTTATGACTGTGAAGAAAGGAAACCCATTGTGAAGAGGATTGGCCGGGAAGAGTTTCTCCTGGCTGCTCCAGGCGGGCTCG GGATGTTTGCTAACGCGGAGGGCATATCTCACCGTGCTCCGGTGAGCTGGTCAGAGAGCGTGATTGCGGCGGCTGTGTGCTTCCCGTATGTGGTTGCTCTGGATGAAGGCTTTGTGACAGTTCACAGCATGTTGGACCAGCAGCTGAAACAGACGCTGTCGTTCAGAGATGGACACCTTTTACAGGATTTTGAAG GTAAGGTGGTCTTAGCCTCTTCAAAAGCAGTCTATATACTGGTTCCTCTACCTCTGGAGCGTCAGATCCAAGACCTGTTGGCAAGCCATCGAGTTGAAGAGGCCCTGACCCTCACCGAGGCGGCACAGAGAAACATTCCCAAAGAAAAATATCAG ATATTGCACAAAAGAATTCTCCAACAAGCAGGATTCATCCAGTTTGGCCAGCTTCAGTTTTTAGAAGCAAAAGAGCATTTTAG GAAAGGACAGCTGGATGTACGGGAGCTGATCTCTCTTTATCCACTGCTCCTTCCCGCCTCTTCCTCTTTCACGCGTTGCCATCCACCGCTTCATGAATTTGCTGACTTGAACCACCTGACGCAAGGAGACCAGGAGAAGGTACAACGCTTCAAACGTTTCCTCATTAGCTACCTGCATGAGGTGCGTAGCAGCGACAGTGCTAATGGTTTCCGTGAAGATGTAGATACTGCATTGCTGAAGCTCTACACAGAGACCGGTCACGAGAGTCTCCTCGACTTGCTGGCTTCCGATAATGCCTGTGTCTTGTCAGACAGCGCCCCCTGGCTGGAGAAGCATCACAA GTATTTTGCTCTTGGGCTTCTGTATCACTACAATGGTCAAGATTCTGCTGCTTTACAG ATGTGGATAAAGATTGTCAATGGCGATCTCCAGGACTCAACGCGACCAGATCTGTTTGAATATGTTGTGGATTTTCTTAGTTTTTGCTCCAACCTTGATCTTGTGTGGCGGCATGCAGACTGGGCTCTACAGAAGGATCAAAAG GTTGGTGTGCAGATCTTCACCAAAAGGTTTACCTCAGAGGAGAAGACGGGCCAGTTAAACCCAGATGACGTGATCACGTATTTGCAGAAGCACAATCAAGCCCTTCTGCTCTACCTTGAACACCTTGTTCTAGAGAAGAGACTGCAG AAAGAGAAGTGTCACACACATCTAGCTGTGCTGTATGCAGACAGAGTGCTGGGCCTGATCTCACGACCATCAGCCACTGATGACCAGCTGTCTGCTGCCCGCCAGAAACTACAACGGTTACTGAAAGAGTCAAATCTGTACAGGGTCCAGTTACTACTAG GTAAAGTTCAGGACTCCGAGCTGCTGCTGCTTGAGCGAGCTACTCTACATGGGAAGTTAGAGGAACATGACAAGGCCTTGTACATTCTAGTGCACCAGCTGAAAGACTCTGCTGCAGCTGAGGAATACTGCTCTTGGGCCTCTGCGTCTCATGACCAGTTCTACCGTCAGAACCTTTTCCATCAACTCTTGAGTGTTTACTTGGACCCGGATGTACCAGGAGGGGCACAAACAGTAGCTGCCGTTGACTTGCTTAACCAGAACGCTGACATTTTTGATGCAGTGCGTGTGTTAAAGCTCCTTCCAGAGGAGTGGTCGCTAACGTTACTCCGTCCGTTCCTGTGCGGGGCGCTGAGggccagtgtgcatgcacggtgCACTTCCCAGATTGCAGTGGGGCTGGCCAGAGCACAAAATCTCCAGCTTCAGCATGACAGG CTCAAGTATCGAGGTGGCCCAATATTAGTGTCTGAAAAGAAAGGATGCCAGCTGTGCCACAATACCTTTAGCGAGCCAGACTGCGCCAGCTTGCCCGGCGGAACACCTGTCCACATTCACTGTGTCGCCAAGAAAACCCTGAACTTACCAGTAGAGCGGCAACACGAAAATGCCCACCACAGCAACCACACATGA